Proteins encoded in a region of the Phacochoerus africanus isolate WHEZ1 chromosome 8, ROS_Pafr_v1, whole genome shotgun sequence genome:
- the LOC125133210 gene encoding LOW QUALITY PROTEIN: enolase-phosphatase E1-like (The sequence of the model RefSeq protein was modified relative to this genomic sequence to represent the inferred CDS: inserted 2 bases in 1 codon; substituted 1 base at 1 genomic stop codon): MIKAVGDNACWQMSPEQKTIALKQLQGHMWRAAFKAGCMKAEFFEDIVPSVRKWRXAGMSXGVEAQKLLLGQSAEGDIPELVDGHFDTNTGHKVEGKSYRKIANSIGYSTSNILLLKDVTQEASAAEESDVHVATVVRPGNSGSANSEKTFCSLTLNLPSSI; this comes from the exons ATGATCAAGGCCGTGGGAGATAACGCCTGCTGGCAGATGTCTCCAGAGCAAAAGACAATAGCACTGAAACAGCTGCAGGGCCACATGTGGAGGGCAGCATTCAAAGCTGGGTGCATGAAAGCAGAGTTCTTTGAAGATATAGTTCCCTCAGTCAGGAAATGGAGATAGGCTGGAATGTC GGGAGTAGAGGCACAGAAACTATTACTTGGGCAATCTGCGGAGGGAGATATTCCTGAGCTTGTTGATGGTCACTTTGATACCAACACTGGACACAAAGTGGAGGGTAAGAGTTATCGAAAGATTGCCAACAGCATTGGGTACTCTACCAGCAACATCTTGCTTCTGAAGGATGTCACCCAAGAGGCCAGTGCTGCTGAGGAGTCAGATGTGCATGTGGCTACTGTGGTGAGACCTGGCAACTCGGGGTCAGCAAACAGTGAGAAGACTTTCTGCAGCCTCACGCTGAACTTGCCTTCCTCCATCTAG